Genomic DNA from Shewanella woodyi ATCC 51908:
CTCGTACCATTAATGGGCTATCACAGCGAGTACAGTGAGTCTGTTTCTGCTCATTTAGTTTATTACAGGAGGGGCAAGTGGTTAATCCCATCTCCTTGCCTTGAGCATTTTCATCGATGTTACTCATCAAGCATGCTCCACATATGCTCTAAATTATATTCACGCTGTAGAAATAGAGTGACGATAAAAAGCATAGAGAAGCAAAATGTTCCCATGCCTAAGAAGATATCGGCAAAATCAGATAAATTGAACACAGACACTAAGATACTGATGAGGTAGATCTCAAGCATGGTTAGCTGCGACAGAATATCTTGATATTTCAACAGGCGTTTAAGCACGTCTCTAAAAAAAGGCGAGTGCAGACGGTATTTAATGATTAGGATCTGCGACAAGATTGATAATATTAGTACTCCTGGTGCGATCACCGCCGTGAGCATGACCGATATTCCCACGATCCAGTAACCTTGGTGCGCAACGGCTATGGCTCCTTCTGCAATTGTTGCTGTTCTTACACTGCCTAAAAAATGTAACTCTAAAATGGGAAGAAAATTAGCAGGCGTGAAAAAGATCAGTGCAGTGATGCAAAGCGCTAACATACCGTTAATGGAACAGTATGGCGTATCGTAAAGGGCGGTATGACAACGCGGACACAAGGCCCTAACTCCCGAAGGAAGTGCTCGCTTGGTTACCACTAAATCACAGGAGCGGCATAAGGTCACGCAATCATCAATACAATCTCGTTCCATCTCTAGCTTCAAATCCCTTATTGGTATCCTGTTTTACATGGACATTTGAGCGGGTAAGCTATCCCACCAGACTAAAACGCGGCTTTAGTATAGTGATGAACCTTAAACCATTCTTAAATATACAACATCAGTAACTGTTGATAATCAGCTGGATTATATCAGATTTCTCAGAATACTTGCATAAGAAGTTATTTTTGTGAGACTCTGTAACTGTATATAAAAACAGTATGAGGGCAGGTATGGCGGTAATTACTAAATTTGTCGTGGTCAGAGAAGGGGTTGAGAAGATGACATTCACATCTAAGAAGGAAGCTGATGCTTACGACAAGATGCTTGATATCGCTGATCAATTGACGCCTTTTGTGGCGAATTCTGAACTTGAGCTGGATGATAATGTCTGCGAAAAGTTAGCTTTCTATATGGCACAAAATAAAGATGAGTTATTCAGTTTACTAAAAGGTGTGGCACCTTCTGCAGCAAAAACCGCTAAAAAATCGCCTAAAAAGGCAGAAACTAAAAAATAAAGTGTTAGGAAATTTGTATGGATCTGGAATGTTATGACTCCTTAAATCGTCAGGCTCAGGCACTGCTCTCGGGAGAAGATGATCTGGTTGCTGCGATGGCAAACTTTTCAGCCTTGATTAATGATGCTGTTGAGCAACTTAATTGGGTTGGTTTTTACCTCCTAAAAGATGAGCAACTTGTTTTAGGTCCTTTTCAAGGAAAAGTGGCATGCAGTCGTATCCCGCTTGGTAAAGGTGTATGTGGAACTTCAGCAGCAGAAAAAAAGACGATGCGAGTTGATGATGTCCATCAATTTGATGGTCATATTGCTTGTGATTCAGCCAGTAACTCTGAGATTGTCATTCCTGTTTTCGATAATAATAGGCTTATCGGTGTACTCGATATAGACAGCCCAATTTTGAACCGATTCACTAAAACAGATCAAATTGGCCTGGAAAACTTAGTTAAGAGCTTCGAAAGTGCGTTATTTGGTTAAACTACAACCAATTTTGCGCAATTGATGGTCGCAATCGCGGCCGTCACGCTTATAATAGGCGATTCGAATGATAAGGGCGTTAAGCGTTTCTCATTCTTAGAATGAATGCTTGGCGTTTGTTAATTGTAATTGCTAAGGTATGTCTGCTGCGTTTGTACTCTTGCCCAATGTTTAGTCATAGACTGGAGCTCGAATACAGCTGAGCCTGACGAATATAAACGACCCTTGATGACATATTATGCTGATATGTTTGGATAGAGTCCCTTTTTTTAACTGTGGAAGTAATGATGGAATCAACAGAGAAGTTGACCGACACCAACGCAATACTTGCGTATTTATATGAAACATTTCCTTTGTGCTTTATCGCCGAAGGTGAAACTAAGCCATTAAAGATTGGATTGTTTCAGGATTTGGCTGAAAGGTTGGCTGATGATTCTAAAGTAAGTAAAACCCAATTGAGAATTGCTTTAAGACGCTATACTAGTAGCTGGCGTTACCTAAAAGGCGTAAAAGCGGGTGCACAACGTATCGATTTAGACGGTCAAGCGTGTGGTGAATTAGAGCAGGAGCATATTGAACATGCTCAGTTGACTCTTAAAGAGAGCCAGGAAAAAGCTAAAGCGAAGCGTATTGCTAAAGCAACAGCCGCTAAGGCTAGCGAAAAGGCAAGTAAGAAGCCTGCTAAGAAAGTCGCACCTAAGCGTACAAAACCTGCACCTAAGCCAGTTAAAGAAGCGGCACCAGCTGTTAATTTAACGCCTGCAGTACTAAATGAGCTGAAACAAAACCAGCGTGTTAATGTCAAACTAGGTAAGTCACCTGTTGCCGGTGTGATTGTTGACATTAAGAAAGAAGATGTTCAAGTACAGTTAGACTCAGGTTTAACAGTTAAAGTACGTGTTGAGCACATAATGCTGTAATAATCTTAAAGTAAAAGGAGTAACTTGTTGATGCGAAAAATACCCTTGGTTGTTTCAATCGCCAGTATTTTTGTAGGATTCTCGGCGTGGGCGTTAACCCCATCAATTCCATTCAGCGAGTTACCCGCTTTAACACAGGAGCCGCAACATAAAGTTGCAAGCAAACGTGTTACAGGTCTCTTCACTCGTTCCCATTACCATAGATTCGATCTTGACGACACTTTCTCTGAGCAGGTGTTTAAACGTTACCTTAAGCAGTTAGATTATCGCCGTAACGTGATGCTGCAGAGTGATCTCGATAGTTTTGGCTTATATTCAAAGCAGTTCGATGACATGTTAAAGAGTGGAGATCTGACCCCTGCCTATAAGATGTTTGATCTGGTGCAGAAGCGTCGCTATGAGCGTTTTGCTTACGCCTTGTCTCTTCTCGATAAAGAGATCGATTTTACCGTCCCTAATGATAAATATCAGTATGATCGCGAAGATGCCGCATGGCCGAAAGATGAAGCTGAGATTAATGAGTTATGGCGTCAGCGTGTTAAATATGACGCGTTGAACCTGAAACTGACGGGTAAAACATGGGAAGAGATCGTTCCTGTCCTTGAGAAGCGCTATAACAATGCTATCAAGCGACTGAGCCAGACAAAAAGTGAAGATGTTTTCCAAGGTGTGATGAATGCTTTTTCTCGCACGGTAGAACCTCACACAAGTTACCTTTCTCCACGTAATGCTGAACGTTTCCAGATGGAGATGAACCTAAGCCTTGAAGGCATAGGTGCTGTGTTACAGATGGATGATGACTATACAGTGATCAAAAGCCTTGTTGCCGGCGGACCTGCTGCAACTAGTGAGAAGCTTTCTCCTGAAGATAAAATTGTTGGTGTTGGTCAAGATGGCAAAGAGATTGTCGATGTCATTGGCTGGCGTCTTGATGATGTAGTTGAATTGATTAAAGGGCCTAAAGGCAGCAAAGTTGTGCTGCAAATTCTACCTAAGAAGGGCGGTTCTTCAGCTAAGCCATTTGAAGTCGTTATCGTCAGAGACAAAATCAGATTAGAAGATCGCGCCGCAACATCTGAGGTGATTGAGCCTGAAGAGGGCATGTACGCTAATCGTAAGGTCGGTGTTATTCAGATCCCGGGTTTCTACATGGATCTCTCTAAAGATGTTTCTAAAGAGCTTGTTAAGCTAAAAGAAGCGCAAGTTGAAGGTATTATCATTGACCTGAGAGGTAACGGTGGTGGTGCGTTAACTGAAGCAACCCTATTAACTGGGCTGTTTATTGAGCAGGGACCTGTGGTTCAAATCAGAGATGCCAACGGCAAAGTGTCTCAGAATCGTGATAATGACGGCAAAGTCACCTACTCAGGTCCATTGAGCGTGATGGTTGACCGCTATAGCGCGTCGGCATCAGAAATTTTTGCTGCAGCACTTCAGGATTATGATAGAGCCTTGATTGTCGGTGAATCTACATTTGGTAAAGGCACGGTGCAGCAGCACAAGAGTCTTGGTCGAATTTATGATATGTATGAAAAGCCGATTGGCCATGTTCAGTACACGATCGCGAAATTTTACCGAATCAATGGTGGCAGCACTCAGCTTAAAGGTGTGACTCCTGATATCTCTTTCCCTAGCGCATTAGAGCCTGGTGAATATGGAGAAGCGGAAGAGGAGAATGCATTGCCTTGGGATAAGGTGCCTGTTGCTCAGTACGGCACTTTGGGTGATATAAACCCAAATTTAATCTCTAACTTGGATGTTAAGCATCAAACTCGTATCGGCAAAGATGTCGAGTTTGGCTATATCTATCAAGATATTGCTGAGTTTAAAAAGCACCACGATGAGAAAACAGTTTCTTTGGTAGAAAGTGAGCGGATCAGTGAGCGTGAAGCTAACGACAAAAAGCAATTGGATCGTTTAAATGAGCGCCGTGTTAGCCAAGGTTTGGCCATGGTTAAAAGTTTAGACGGTGATGATGAGACGGAAACTGACTCAGAAACAGAGGAAGAGGTCGAAACACCAGATGCATTCCTTGATGAGACCGTTTACATCACTTTAGACTTAGTTGATATCGAGCGAGTAGCGAAAAACCAAGTTAAATAGAGTTAAAGATTCAGATAAAAACGCGCTATAAGCGCGTTTTTTTATATTAAATCCGCTTTAGCGGGTAAATAGATGATTGAAGGCTGGCATATGACACAGATGAAAGCAAAGTACCTTAAAGATTACCTACCACCGGCATATACGATCACCCATATTGATCTTGATTTTAATTTAGCGGGTGAACAGACCCGCGTGCTCGCTAAGAGTCAACTTGTTAGAAGGGATTCGTCGCAGACAAAACTCGTGCTCGATGGCGATAAGATGAAGATACTGTCGGTTAAGCTTAATGGTGAAGCGATCGACTATGTTCAAGATGAAACAAGTTTAACTATTGAAGCCGACTTTTCTGAATTTGAGTTAGAGATAGTAACGCAGCTCGATCCCGAGGCAAACTCAAGCCTAGAAGGTCTATATATGTCAGATGGTGCATATTGTACTCAATGTGAAGCAGAAGGCTTTAGGCGCATCACTTACTTCCTCGATAGACCTGATGTATTGGCTATCTACACCGTGCGAGTTGAAGCTGATAAAAGTGCATTCCCTTATCTGCTGAGTAACGGAAATTTAATTGAGCAAGGGACGCTTGAGGGCGGCCGACACTTTGTTCAATGGCAAGACCCATTTCCTAAACCTGCCTACCTGTTTGCGCTTGTTGCGGGTGATTTCGATCTGTTAGAAGATGAGTTTATTACTCGTAGTCAACGCCCTGTTAAGCTTCAGGTATTCGTTGATAAAGGAAATTTGCATAAGTCACATCATGCGATGGCATCATTGAAAAAGTCCATGGCTTGGGACGAGTCCAGATTCGATCTCGAGTATGACCTTGATATCTACATGATCGTTGCTGTCGATTTCTTCAACATGGGAGCGATGGAAAATAAAGGGTTGAATGTTTTCAATACTAAGTATGTATTGGCAGACACTAGCTCAGCGACCGATGATGATTACCATGGTATCGAGTCTGTTGTGGGTCATGAGTATTTCCACAATTGGACTGGAAACAGGGTGACATGCCGTGATTGGTTCCAGTTAAGCCTTAAAGAGGGCTTAACCGTTTTTAGAGATCAAGAGTTCAGCTCAGATCTAGGTTCTCGTGCCGTTAATCGTATTCATGCTATTAAGGTGATTAAGAATCAACAGTTCGCAGAAGATTCCGGCCCGATGGCGCATCCTATTCGACCTGA
This window encodes:
- a CDS encoding paraquat-inducible protein A; translated protein: MERDCIDDCVTLCRSCDLVVTKRALPSGVRALCPRCHTALYDTPYCSINGMLALCITALIFFTPANFLPILELHFLGSVRTATIAEGAIAVAHQGYWIVGISVMLTAVIAPGVLILSILSQILIIKYRLHSPFFRDVLKRLLKYQDILSQLTMLEIYLISILVSVFNLSDFADIFLGMGTFCFSMLFIVTLFLQREYNLEHMWSMLDE
- a CDS encoding YebG family protein, yielding MAVITKFVVVREGVEKMTFTSKKEADAYDKMLDIADQLTPFVANSELELDDNVCEKLAFYMAQNKDELFSLLKGVAPSAAKTAKKSPKKAETKK
- the prc gene encoding carboxy terminal-processing peptidase, translating into MRKIPLVVSIASIFVGFSAWALTPSIPFSELPALTQEPQHKVASKRVTGLFTRSHYHRFDLDDTFSEQVFKRYLKQLDYRRNVMLQSDLDSFGLYSKQFDDMLKSGDLTPAYKMFDLVQKRRYERFAYALSLLDKEIDFTVPNDKYQYDREDAAWPKDEAEINELWRQRVKYDALNLKLTGKTWEEIVPVLEKRYNNAIKRLSQTKSEDVFQGVMNAFSRTVEPHTSYLSPRNAERFQMEMNLSLEGIGAVLQMDDDYTVIKSLVAGGPAATSEKLSPEDKIVGVGQDGKEIVDVIGWRLDDVVELIKGPKGSKVVLQILPKKGGSSAKPFEVVIVRDKIRLEDRAATSEVIEPEEGMYANRKVGVIQIPGFYMDLSKDVSKELVKLKEAQVEGIIIDLRGNGGGALTEATLLTGLFIEQGPVVQIRDANGKVSQNRDNDGKVTYSGPLSVMVDRYSASASEIFAAALQDYDRALIVGESTFGKGTVQQHKSLGRIYDMYEKPIGHVQYTIAKFYRINGGSTQLKGVTPDISFPSALEPGEYGEAEEENALPWDKVPVAQYGTLGDINPNLISNLDVKHQTRIGKDVEFGYIYQDIAEFKKHHDEKTVSLVESERISEREANDKKQLDRLNERRVSQGLAMVKSLDGDDETETDSETEEEVETPDAFLDETVYITLDLVDIERVAKNQVK
- a CDS encoding GAF domain-containing protein encodes the protein MDLECYDSLNRQAQALLSGEDDLVAAMANFSALINDAVEQLNWVGFYLLKDEQLVLGPFQGKVACSRIPLGKGVCGTSAAEKKTMRVDDVHQFDGHIACDSASNSEIVIPVFDNNRLIGVLDIDSPILNRFTKTDQIGLENLVKSFESALFG
- the proQ gene encoding RNA chaperone ProQ gives rise to the protein MESTEKLTDTNAILAYLYETFPLCFIAEGETKPLKIGLFQDLAERLADDSKVSKTQLRIALRRYTSSWRYLKGVKAGAQRIDLDGQACGELEQEHIEHAQLTLKESQEKAKAKRIAKATAAKASEKASKKPAKKVAPKRTKPAPKPVKEAAPAVNLTPAVLNELKQNQRVNVKLGKSPVAGVIVDIKKEDVQVQLDSGLTVKVRVEHIML